TGATTATGCCTGCGACAAAAGAGTACCTTAATAAGATTGACACAAGATATAAAACAGAAACTTTGAGCATACTAAATGAAATGCCTCATGAGATTAATTATGTGGATTTCAACGATGAGGAAATGTTTGATATAGAAGATTTCGAGGATTACGATCATCTTAATACAGCTGGAGCGATAAAGCTATCCAAGATGATAGCTGAAATGGTCTAGTTATAGATTTTTACAGTGCTCTATAAAGCTTGAGACATCAGAATAAAAGGCATCTTTTTCAGATGCTATCATTTTGCGATAATCTTCGAAACGAGACTGATGGTCAGCGAAATTGTCACAGATGTCATGTAGAAGAGCATCGATCTCATCTAAGCTTTCAGCTGGAGATTCAAATTTATATTGTTCAGGAATGGGGACGTCACCTTCAAAGGCGGCGGCTCCTTTTTTATTGGTTATTACGCAGCATCCGTCGGCAGCAGCCTCGCGGGGAATTCTGTCTTTTCCTGGATGATTGCCAAAGTCAACGTAGACCTTACCAGCTTCCATCATGAGGACCATGTGAGGGATATCTAGGCCTGTCAGTGGTACCCATCTAAGCCATGAGGCTTTTTCAAGCAGTGGTTTTATATCTTCATAACCTTTGGCTGGGTTGTAGAGCCCGATGTTTTCTCTAAACTCTGCTGGGTATATGAATTTGCCATGCTGATCATTTATATAGTCAGAGAGATAGAGACCATTGGCGTTTGGGATTTTCTTTTCAACATAATCCTTGGAATAGTAAGACTGGTACAGGTGAAGAAGTATGTTGTCTCTGATAAATGGCATATTGGATTCGTTCGTAGAAATGATATAGTTGTCAACACTCATCCACCAGAGGACTTTCTTGGCAAGAGGATAATAGGGCATACTAAGGGTGAGACCTTCAGGGAAAACAATGACGCTGTCCGGACTATTGAGCTCTGAGTCACCTGTTATATGCTGAGTTTCATAGACTTCATAGGCATCAGGTGCTGGCACGTCTACTCCCAGTGCTTTGTCGAAGGGAGCCTCCAGGTCTACATAGCACATGTATGCCTGAATATCGCTTAGTTTGTTTATGGCACTACATAATTGATGAGATAATTCAGCTCCGCCGCTTTTTCTATTTTGAGGAGCAAGTATGTATATTGTCATTTGATAACGCTCCAATCCGAAAAGAGTTATTAACTAATGGACTTGCATGACTTCACAGAAAGGGTTTTTGTATACGGGAAGGTCACAAATATCATATTCGTAGCTATTTTTCCAGCATGCGTAGTCGAAGCTCATCTGATCTCTTCCATGTTCATATTTGCAAAGCTCATTCCACCAATCATCCATTACTTTATATAATGATTCGTCATAATGCTCACGAACCAAACATCCGGATTCTATTACAAATCCTTTTCCTACGTAGCCTTCGGTCTGATATCTATGGATTTGTGCTACCAACTCATCCTGAGAGCCTCTGTTGTTGTCTATGATGTTTGCAGCTTCTTCCAGGAGGTCTTTGGACTCATGGTGAGGAAAGCAGATCATTCCGCTTTTTTTTCGATAGGTAGCGATGAAGTCTGAAAAGTTGCCTATGATTTTCATACAGCCATCTACATAGATGGAATAGTCATAATCTGATAGGAATTCGTGAGGATGCATTTTGAGATAACGTGCAAACATCTTGGGCGACAGATTATTGGAATTATCCACAACTCTGACCTGCCATTTCCCTTGATAGCCATAATGCTCATGATCAGTGAGAAGAATATAGTCAAAGCTATCAAGTGCTATAGGTTCTATGACAGAATCATAGCCTCCGGTAATAGCTGTGTATATAACGCCTTTTCCTTTAAATCTGTCAGATCCATTCGGATAACGAAGATGGTATGCGGAAATTATATTGTTGATGTATTCTAAATGTTCATTCAGGCTACTTATTGTTTTTTCTTTGGCGGTAATAAGGCTTTTGTAGGAATCTATTTGGCCAGCAATTGTAGCTGCATATTTGATAAGCGCAGAGTTTGCTAGTACATAAAAATCAGAGATATTAAGCTCTGTGTCTTGCAATAGACCTTCAAGAGAAGCAAGTTCTTCCTGATTCTGAGCATTACTTAGATGGTTTTTGATGGTGGAGACAATCACGACCGCAGCTTCCCTCTGGGCACTACTATCTAGAACAGTACTGCCTGATAAAAGAGAATTTGTCAGTTCATGAGTTTGAAAGATGAGTTCTCCAAGATTCACGAGTAGATCCTTTCTTGCCAAAGGTGTTTTACATATTACATAGAAATGACCAGGATTTGGATGTTATTATGTACATCTCTTTTTCGCCTGCGTATACAGTATATTCACAGTCAACGCCATATTCCTGTAGCTTGGCTATCATAGCTTCTGCGGTATTGCGTTCGCCATCTCTTTGACAATCATCTACTATTATGCAGAAGTTATCATTCAGACAATGTGGGAGGATGTCTATAGTATCTATACGTGAAAAAAGAGGATCA
The sequence above is a segment of the Butyrivibrio proteoclasticus B316 genome. Coding sequences within it:
- a CDS encoding glycosyltransferase domain-containing protein, which codes for MARKDLLVNLGELIFQTHELTNSLLSGSTVLDSSAQREAAVVIVSTIKNHLSNAQNQEELASLEGLLQDTELNISDFYVLANSALIKYAATIAGQIDSYKSLITAKEKTISSLNEHLEYINNIISAYHLRYPNGSDRFKGKGVIYTAITGGYDSVIEPIALDSFDYILLTDHEHYGYQGKWQVRVVDNSNNLSPKMFARYLKMHPHEFLSDYDYSIYVDGCMKIIGNFSDFIATYRKKSGMICFPHHESKDLLEEAANIIDNNRGSQDELVAQIHRYQTEGYVGKGFVIESGCLVREHYDESLYKVMDDWWNELCKYEHGRDQMSFDYACWKNSYEYDICDLPVYKNPFCEVMQVH